A window from Tenrec ecaudatus isolate mTenEca1 chromosome Y, mTenEca1.hap1, whole genome shotgun sequence encodes these proteins:
- the LOC142435669 gene encoding melanoma antigen preferentially expressed in tumors-like: MAAVAKVHSEVVKAMVHYWPFTQLPLGALLEDCVFQELILKAALDGLDILLAQNAQHRRCKLKVLDLQLPTGTNFWNVWAGAPSNDSEIPSEEPEDTSHRTQMGKGPHSRSGGKHQPLTSVEVLTDLWFEEATSDVLLTFLIERVKQKKALPTLCCRKVAFLGPLPQLHILGDILKMVQLDSIQEVEVHDKWDLHSLNWFAPYLAQMGHLQTLFLSGVILDCKECGKDCNVEQLLARFTSQLLNLHQLQHLFLDSVCLPRGCLIRLLTRLPSPLMTLSLTDCVLLDEDLTYLSLCPCTSRLRSLVLCGLSRPSSSYAFLPGLLEIVSTTLMHLNLAGCGIQDPELRALQNALGRCSQLVTLMLCGNPVSWDVLQELLQHTPPQCKFLELPVPLHCYVGPQGMLDMDALLPVMEELMVILMPNGVDCVEFCNHRGTNKTSQAIIIQMDS; this comes from the coding sequence ATGGCAGCCGTTGCCAAGGTACACAGTGAGGTGGTGAAGGCCATGGTGCACTACTGGCCCTTCACACAGCTCCCACTTGGGGCTCTGTTGGAGGATTGTGTGTTTCAAGAGCTCATCTTAAAGGCTGCACTCGATGGTCTTGACATCCTGCTTGCCCAGAATGCTCAGCacaggagatgcaaactgaaagtgTTGGATTTACAGCTGCCCACTGGCACCAACTTCTGGAATGTCTGGGCAGGAGCCCCATCTAATGACTCTGAGATTCCATCAGAGGAGCCTGAGGACACATCCCACAGAACTCAGATGGGAAAAGGGCCCCATTCCAGATCAGGAGGGAAGCACCAGCCCCTGACCTCCGTGGAGGTGCTCACAGACCTGTGGTTTGAGGAAGCTACCTCAGATgtactgctcaccttcctgattgaaAGGGTCAAGCAGAAGAAGGCCCTGCCAACGCTGTGCTGCAGGAAGGTGGCGTTTCTTGGACCTCTCCCACAACTTCACATTCTTGGGGACATCCTGAAGATGGTGCAGCTGGACTCAATCCAGGAGGTGGAAGTTCATGACAAATGGGACCTGCACAGCCTCAACTGGTTTGCTCCTTACTTGGCACAGATGGGTCACCTGCagaccctctttctctctggagtgATCTTGGATTGCAAGGAGTGTGGCAAAGACTGCAACGTGGAGCAACTCCTTGCCCGATTCACCTCTCAGCTCCTCAATCTGCAtcagctccagcacctcttcctggaCTCTGTCTGCCTGCCTAGGGGCTGCCTCATCAGGCTGCTCACACGCTTGCCATCTCCCTTGATGACACTCAGCCTGACTGATTGTGTGCTTTTGGACGAGGACTTGACTTACCTGTCTTTATGCCCCTGTACCAGCCGCCTAAGATCCCTGGTATTGTGTGGTCTATCCAGGCCTAGCTCAAGTTATGCATTCCTTCCGGGTCTGCTAGAGATTGTCTCCACCACCCTTATGCACCTGAACTTAGCTGGCTGTGGGATCCAGGACCCTGAGCTCAGGGCCTTGCAGAATGCACTGGGCCGCTGCTCCCAGCTGGTCACCTTGATGTTATGTGGAAACCCCGTGTCCTGGGATGTTCTGCAGGAGCTGCTGCAGCACACCCCCCCTCAGTGCAAGTTCTTGGAGCTCCCTGTCCCACTGCATTGCTACGTGGGCCCCCAAGGAATGCTGGACATGGATGCTCTCCTTCCTGTGATGGAGGAATTGATGGTGATCCTGATGCCCAACGGAGTCGATTGTGTAGAATTCTGTAACCACAGAGGTACTAACAAAACATCGCAAGCCATCATCATTCAAATGGACAGCTGA